A stretch of Vigna angularis cultivar LongXiaoDou No.4 chromosome 4, ASM1680809v1, whole genome shotgun sequence DNA encodes these proteins:
- the LOC108330099 gene encoding uncharacterized protein LOC108330099 isoform X1 — protein MVPNQETLVEAALRVLNTADPFEKARLGDSVATRWLNGAMAEPYDPSAGDNLTLPDRPARLSSVKLVAPSLMPKLGKAGSLQSRIAIVHSLTHIESWAIDLSWDIIARFGKQESMPREFFTDFVKVAQDEGRHFSLLAARLEELGSYYGALPAHDGLWDSATATSKDLLARLAIEHCVHEARGLDVLPTTISRFRNSGDNTTADLLESVVYPEEITHCAAGVKWFKYLCRRSMNPASEQEEESESKDKDEEHEVIAKFHATVRAYFRGPLKPPFNEAARKAAGFGPQWYEPLAVKEVDTI, from the exons ATGGTCCCTAACCAAGAAACCTTAGTGGAAGCGGCGCTCCGAGTTCTCAACACCGCCGACCCCTTCGAGAAGGCCCGACTCGGCGACTCGGTGGCTACGCGGTGGCTCAATGGAGCCATGGCGGAACCCTACGACCCTTCTGCCGGCGACAACCTTACGCTCCCTGATCGCCCCGCAAGGCTATCTTCG GTGAAGTTGGTGGCGCCGAGTCTGATGCCGAAGCTGGGCAAAGCGGGAAGCTTGCAGAGCAGAATAGCCATCGTTCATAGCCTCACTCACATTGAAAGCTGGGCCATTGACTTGTCTTGG GATATAATAGCACGTTTTGGCAAGCAAGAATCGATGCCTAGAGAGTTTTTTACAGATTTTGTGAAGGTAGCACAGGATGAAGGGCGGCACTTCAGTCTTCTTGCTGCACGACTTGAAGAGCTTGGTTCTTATTATGGAGCATTACCAGCTCATGATGGTCTTTGGGATTCTGCCACTGCTACTTCCAAGGATTTGTTAGCACGACTAGCCATTGAACATTGTGTCCATGAG GCCAGAGGACTTGATGTGCTGCCTACAACAATCTCACGTTTTCGCAACAGCGGTGATAACACTACAGCAGATTTACTAGAAAGTGTAGTTTATCCGGAAGAGATTACACATTGTGCTGCTGGAGTGAAGTGGTTCAAGTATCTATGCCGGAGGTCTATGAATCCAGCCTCAGAGCAAGAAGAGGAAAGTGAAAgtaaagataaagatgaagaacaTGAAGTGATAGCAAAGTTTCATGCAACAGTGAGAGCATATTTTAGAGGACCCTTAAAACCACCATTTAATGAGGCTGCGAGAAAAGCAGCTGGATTTGGTCCCCAGTGGTATGAACCGCTTGCTGTTAAAGAGGTTGATactatttaa
- the LOC108330099 gene encoding uncharacterized protein LOC108330099 isoform X2, which produces MEPWRNPTTLLPATTLRSLIAPQGYLRILCWQVKLVAPSLMPKLGKAGSLQSRIAIVHSLTHIESWAIDLSWDIIARFGKQESMPREFFTDFVKVAQDEGRHFSLLAARLEELGSYYGALPAHDGLWDSATATSKDLLARLAIEHCVHEARGLDVLPTTISRFRNSGDNTTADLLESVVYPEEITHCAAGVKWFKYLCRRSMNPASEQEEESESKDKDEEHEVIAKFHATVRAYFRGPLKPPFNEAARKAAGFGPQWYEPLAVKEVDTI; this is translated from the exons ATGGAGCCATGGCGGAACCCTACGACCCTTCTGCCGGCGACAACCTTACGCTCCCTGATCGCCCCGCAAGGCTATCTTCG AATATTGTGTTGGCAGGTGAAGTTGGTGGCGCCGAGTCTGATGCCGAAGCTGGGCAAAGCGGGAAGCTTGCAGAGCAGAATAGCCATCGTTCATAGCCTCACTCACATTGAAAGCTGGGCCATTGACTTGTCTTGG GATATAATAGCACGTTTTGGCAAGCAAGAATCGATGCCTAGAGAGTTTTTTACAGATTTTGTGAAGGTAGCACAGGATGAAGGGCGGCACTTCAGTCTTCTTGCTGCACGACTTGAAGAGCTTGGTTCTTATTATGGAGCATTACCAGCTCATGATGGTCTTTGGGATTCTGCCACTGCTACTTCCAAGGATTTGTTAGCACGACTAGCCATTGAACATTGTGTCCATGAG GCCAGAGGACTTGATGTGCTGCCTACAACAATCTCACGTTTTCGCAACAGCGGTGATAACACTACAGCAGATTTACTAGAAAGTGTAGTTTATCCGGAAGAGATTACACATTGTGCTGCTGGAGTGAAGTGGTTCAAGTATCTATGCCGGAGGTCTATGAATCCAGCCTCAGAGCAAGAAGAGGAAAGTGAAAgtaaagataaagatgaagaacaTGAAGTGATAGCAAAGTTTCATGCAACAGTGAGAGCATATTTTAGAGGACCCTTAAAACCACCATTTAATGAGGCTGCGAGAAAAGCAGCTGGATTTGGTCCCCAGTGGTATGAACCGCTTGCTGTTAAAGAGGTTGATactatttaa
- the LOC108330847 gene encoding F-box/kelch-repeat protein At3g23880, with amino-acid sequence MKGGSSSSRGTKMTAILPWELIIEILLMLPVKSLVRFKCVCKSWLSLLSDPHFAISHFQRLSSSSTRLLFIGLPSPEIRSIDFNASLHDDSASSTLNLNFLPPSTHHNVQIIGSCRGLLLLNSCQSLWVWNPSTGVHRKLSSTPIESNLMQAMFFTFLYGFGYDPLTDDYLVVKASYNPMPYNPLGSATTRVEFFSLRTNVWRDYEATHLSYMNSFSGIKGITEGSLLNGAIHWLAFCRNGSMDVIVVFDLTERSFSEILLPVEFLDYDSDFFDLGVLGDLLSICFAEWDQSVEIWVMEEYRVQSSWTKTIVVSAENIPAAMYFFPICYTKDGDIFGTDGWTGLAKYNGKGQLQEHRSYSKGCYRSQVAVYTESLLSFPM; translated from the coding sequence ATGAAGGGAGGGAGTAGCAGTAGCAGAGGAACGAAGATGACGGCGATTCTGCCGTGGGAGCTCATAATCGAAATTTTGTTGATGTTGCCTGTCAAATCCCTTGTCCGTTTCAAATGTGTCTGTAAGTCATGGCTTTCTCTTCTCTCTGATCCACACTTTGCAATATCACATTTTCAACGACTCTCATCAAGCTCTACCAGACTTTTGTTCATAGGGCTTCCTTCTCCTGAAATCCGATCCATAGATTTCAACGCATCCCTTCACGATGATTCTGCATCTTCTACTTTAAACCTCAACTTTCTACCTCCCAGTACTCATCATAATGTTCAGATAATAGGTTCCTGTAGAGGGCTTTTACTTCTGAACTCTTGTCAAAGTCTCTGGGTGTGGAATCCATCAACTGGTGTTCACAGAAAATTATCTTCCACCCCTATTGAATCCAATTTGATGCAAGCCATGTTTTTTACATTTCTTTATGGTTTCGGGTATGACCCATTAACCGATGACTACTTGGTGGTTAAAGCGTCATACAATCCAATGCCATACAATCCGCTCGGTAGTGCAACCACCCGTGTGGAGTTTTTCTCGCTCAGAACTAATGTGTGGAGAGATTATGAGGCCACCCATTTGTCTTATATGAACTCCTTTAGTGGTATCAAGGGCATCACAGAAGGGTCGCTTTTGAATGGTGCTATTCATTGGTTGGCTTTTTGCCGTAATGGATCAATGGATGTCATTGTTGTCTTTGATTTAACTGAAAGGAGTTTCTCAGAGATACTTTTGCCGGTTGAATTTTTAGATTATGACTCTGATTTTTTTGATCTGGGGGTGCTTGGGGATTTGCTTAGTATATGTTTTGCGGAGTGGGACCAGTCAGTGGAAATATGGGTGATGGAAGAGTACAGAGTGCAGTCATCCTGGACTAAGACTATTGTTGTGTCTGCTGAAAACATTCCTGCTGCTATGTACTTCTTCCCAATATGCTATACAAAAGATGGTGATATTTTTGGGACAGATGGTTGGACTGGATTGGCAAAATATAATGGCAAGGGACAGCTGCAAGAGCATCGATCCTATAGTAAAGGTTGTTACCGATCCCAGGTGGCTGTGTATACAGAGTCACTGCTTTCATTCCCCATGTAA
- the LOC128196254 gene encoding uncharacterized protein LOC128196254, whose product MAIMMDEMPAAITETSTSDEKSLYEAWHRSNKLSLNLMRMSMTENVKPFMPKTENAKEFMKLIKDYSQSDITDKSIVGTLMSELTTKKFDWSHPIHDHVTGMTNIAARLKSMGMEVNESFLVQFIMNSLPLEFGQFEVNYNTLKDK is encoded by the coding sequence ATGGCAATTATGATGGATGAAATGCCTGCAGCCATTACAGAGACTAGTACAAGTGATGAGAAGTCTCTTTATGAGGCTTGGCATAGGTCTAACAAGCTGTCACTAAACTTGATGCGCATGTCTATGACAGAGAATGTAAAGCCTTTTATGCCTAAAACAGAAAACGCAAAGGAATTCATGAAACTGATCAAGGATTACTCACAATCAGACATAACTGACAAGTCTATTGTAGGAACTCTTATGAGTGAGCTGACTACCAAAAAGTTTGACTGGTCACATCCCATACATGACCATGTAACTGGAATGACTAATATAGCAGCAAGATTAAAGTCAATGGGAATGGAGGTGAATGAGTCTTTTCTGGTACAATTTATCATGAACTCTCTTCCTCTTGAATTTGGCCAGTTCGAAGTGAACTATAACACTCTTAAGGATAAATGA